Proteins encoded together in one Balaenoptera ricei isolate mBalRic1 chromosome 2, mBalRic1.hap2, whole genome shotgun sequence window:
- the SNAPC5 gene encoding snRNA-activating protein complex subunit 5 isoform X1, protein MLSRLQELRKEEETLLRLKAALHDQLNRLKVEELALQSMISSRREDEMPSSQPAPEQSHDQMLVHVDNEASINQTALELSTRSHVPEEEEEEEEEEEESDS, encoded by the exons ATGTTGAGCCGGCTTCAGGAGCTGCGCAAGGAGGAGGAGACGCTGCTCCGCTTGAAAGCGGCCCTGCACGACCAGCTGAACCGGCTCAAG GTTGAAGAACTGGCCCTCCAGTCAATGATTAGTTCTAGAAGAGAAGATGAGATGCCGTCTTCTCAACCTGCGCCTGAACAGTCACATGAT CAGATGTTGGTGCATGTAGACAATGAAGCATCAATCAACCAGACTGCACTGGAGTTGAGCACAAGGAGCCATGtgccagaagaagaggaggaggaggaggaggaggaagaagaatccGATTCCTGA
- the SNAPC5 gene encoding snRNA-activating protein complex subunit 5 isoform X2 has protein sequence MLSRLQELRKEEETLLRLKAALHDQLNRLKVEELALQSMISSRREDEMPSSQPAPEQSHDMLVHVDNEASINQTALELSTRSHVPEEEEEEEEEEEESDS, from the exons ATGTTGAGCCGGCTTCAGGAGCTGCGCAAGGAGGAGGAGACGCTGCTCCGCTTGAAAGCGGCCCTGCACGACCAGCTGAACCGGCTCAAG GTTGAAGAACTGGCCCTCCAGTCAATGATTAGTTCTAGAAGAGAAGATGAGATGCCGTCTTCTCAACCTGCGCCTGAACAGTCACATGAT ATGTTGGTGCATGTAGACAATGAAGCATCAATCAACCAGACTGCACTGGAGTTGAGCACAAGGAGCCATGtgccagaagaagaggaggaggaggaggaggaggaagaagaatccGATTCCTGA
- the RPL4 gene encoding large ribosomal subunit protein uL4 has product MACARPLISVYSEKGESSGKNVTLPAVFKAPIRPDIVNFVHTNLRKNNRQPYAVSELAGHQTSAESWGTGRAVARIPRVRGGGTHRSGQGAFGNMCRGGRMFAPTKTWRRWHRRVNTTQKRYAICSALAASALPALVMSKGHRIEEVPELPLVVEDKVEGYKKTKEAVLLLKKLKAWNDIKKVYASQRMRAGKGKMRNRRRIQRRGPCIIYNEDNGIIKAFRNIPGITLLNVSKLNILKLAPGGHVGRFCIWTESAFRKLDELYGTWRKAASLKSNYNLPMHKMLNTDLSRILKSPEIQRALRAPRKKIHRRVLKKNPLKNLRIMLKLNPYAKTMRRNTILRQAKNHKIRMDRAAAALEAKSDEKGIPGKKPVVGKKGKEAVRVKKLKKPKKPKKALVGKKAAVTKKRAAEKKPAKKKPTEKKPTEKKPTTEEKKAAS; this is encoded by the exons gCGTGTGCTCGTCCACTTATATCAGTGTACTCTGAAAAGGGGGAGTCATCTGGCAAAAATGTCACTTTGCCTGCTGTGTTCAAGGCTCCCATTCGACCAGATATTGTGAACTTTGTTCACACCAACTTGCGCAAAAACAACAGACAGCCCTATGCTGTCAGTGAATTAGCAG GTCATCAAACCAGTGCTGAGTCTTGGGGTACTGGCAGAGCTGTGGCTCGAATTCCCAGGGTTCGAGGTGGCGGCACTCACCGTTCTGGCCAGGGTGCTTTTGGAAAT ATGTGTCGTGGGGGCCGCATGTTTGCACCAACCAAGACCTGGCGACGTTGGCACCGCAGAGTGAATACAACGCAGAAACGATATGCCATCTGCTCTGCGTTGGCTGCCTCGGCTTTACCAGCGCTGGTCATGTCTAAAG GTCATCGTATAGAGGAAGTTCCTGAACTTCCTTTGGTGGTTGAAGATAAAGTTGAAGGCTACAAGAAGACCAAGGAGGCTGTTTTGCTCCTGAAGAAACTTAAGGCTTGGAATGATATCAAAAAG GTCTACGCCTCGCAGCGAATGAGAGCTGGCAAAGGCAAAATGAGAAACCGTCGCCGTATCCAGCGCAGGGGACCCTGCATCATTTATAATGAGGACAATGGTATCATCAAGGCCTTCAGAAACATCCCTG GAATTACTCTGCTTAATGTAAGCAAACTGAACATTTTGAAACTTGCTCCTGGTGGGCATGTGGGACGTTTCTGCATTTGGACTGAAAGTGCTTTCCGCAAGTTAGATGAGCTGTATGGCACCTGGCGTAAAGCTGCCTCCCTCAAGAGTAACTACAA ccTCCCCATGCACAAGATGCTCAATACAGACCTTAGCAGAATCTTGAAAAGCCCAGAGATCCAAAGAGCCCTCCGAGCACCACG CAAGAAGATTCATCGCAGAGTCCTGAAGAAGAATCCACTGAAAAACCTGAGAATCATGTTGAAGCTAAACCCATATGCAAAGACCATGCGCCGGAACACCATTCTTCGCCAGGCCAAGAAC CACAAAATCCGGATGGATAGGGCAGCAGCAGCACTAGAAGCCAAATCAGATGAGAAGGGGATTCCAGGCAAGAAGCCTGTGgtgggaaagaagggaaaagaggcTGTTCGCGTTAAGAAGCTGAAGAAGCCAAAGAAGCCAAAGAAGGCTTTGGTGGGAAAAAAGGCTGCAGTGACCAAGAAACGAGCAGCCGAAAAGAAGCCTGCTAAAAAGAAGCCCACAGAAAAGAAACCCACCGAAAAGAAACCCACCACAGAGGAAAAGAAGGCTGCTTCATAa